A segment of the Hyperolius riggenbachi isolate aHypRig1 chromosome 8, aHypRig1.pri, whole genome shotgun sequence genome:
gaaaaatcactcctgcaaaacaccagcaaaaaccgccggcgttttgcgtttctaagtgtgaatggggcctcaaggactaatttgtttatgttttatgtgaatggttatAAATTCTCTCTAAGGCAAAGAGCACACTTGTCCTCGTGATTTTGAGGGTGTTATTCGGTTCTCTGCGAGTGTGTTTTTCCGTACACAATTTTTTGGAGTTTTTATCAGATTGTTGTGAAATATGTTGAAATTGAACGCACGAGCAGGAGCTCATCTGATTTTAAAATGCGGAAAACAATGCGCAAATAGGATGCAACGACCACATAAAATTTGCGATTCCCAAGAGGGCCATCAGTGACCAGTGCCGCAGTGGAAGTTTTGCCACAGGCAACAAAACGCACGTGAAtcaaacaagtgtgctccctgtctATAAGATGTAAACTTATGAAAGGAAAATGCCAAATCAACTTCAAATCTCCTCTGAGCTATAATGCACTTATAACCTAATACTGCTTTTACTCCCATGAGGAGACATAAATGCCTGTTGTTTACATCACTTTCTCATCAACATCAGTCTGTTAGTGGGGCAGTCAGTGTATTGTAAACAATGGGCAGCCAAAGGGGAAAAAATCAGTAGCAGATTATGATAGCAGTGTTGATCAAGCAAGTTTGGAGTTGATCTAGTTGATCTGACAGATACTTATAAGCACAGTAATACTTTAGATACATGCATAAGATATAGCACGACAGACATTGTGAGGACATAAACCAATGAGTCACAAGtttatgtactgtaaattttggactataagaataagactcactttttctgccctaaagagaaaaagtcactgcgtcctaTAGTCCAAATGCTGGGAGTTCCAGACttttgaacgcctgccaatacgaacctccaacccgcctgtactgtgtccatgcagaggaggacacagggggacaaatggaggacacagggggacacaaaggggcacataggaggacacaaggaggacacaaacgatcatagaggaggacacaaacgagcatagaggaggacacaagggggacagaggcggacacatgagggacacaggaggacacaaaggggacagaggaggacacatggagacacaaggtacaagggggcatgagataCAGAGGGggtataatccacaagatgccccttcactatggatgccccaggtttagtatatatatttattttcccctggtttttgtcctctaaacctaggtgcatcttatagtccaaaaatatggtatatttagagaatatataaatatatatatcaagACAAGAAACCCTTTCTATTTTATGTAATCAAGTCAACAGGTGTTATATAATGtctagaaaaaaatgaattttgctggtttcccaaGTCGTGCAAATCTTCAGTGCTGCTATATTATATTGAGATTCCCTGGTATGAtataatggggaggggggcagcatcaACTCTGCAGTTCCTGTGCTTTTCTTTACTTCTTCTTTATGTGAATCACAGTGGaaggatctgcagagacacaaTCAGCACAGACTCCATTCACAACTCTGCAGGGGACTGTGTTTACTGTAGCATGCCTGGGGCCCAATTCTTGTACATATATAGCATGGCTATCAGACGAAGCGCAATGTGTCCACCGTTAGAACAGGGCAGGGCAGCACATGAATATCTGTGCTGTGGCATGTTTTTCATTCAATTGTTACTTATTGCTGTGTTTAtaaagtgctgacatcttccacagtactACAGAgtccgtagtcatgtcactgactgtcctttagaagagctcacaatctaatatctaAATTCTACAGTCATAGTCTATTACCactaaaatacagataatatgctgCGCCACCTGTAAACAATACACACTCTCCAACAGTTTATAAATATAGAAATAAAAGTACTGATATATAGTGCGCTGTGGTCGGTCCTCTCAATTCTGTAATCACCACAATATGTAATCCACTGTGCTCTTCTCAGGCACCTAAAAGATAGctgcacatagcgtaatactgcttcaAACATCAATTTTCACCAAAAGTCCGTGTACAAGTGACCAACGGTGTAAAAAGACTGTGCTCCCACCACCTCATGAATCAagaggctcaccagatgtagacCACCTAACATCAGGTGGGAATTACGCTCTATCCATATGTATCATCACCCCGCATATCAGTGACCATACCCAGCTTCAGCTTGTAAAATAGGCCTTTTTTAATAAAACACAGATAAAACTTCATTGCGCAGTATATCGGCTCAAATACAACTCAACTGCGCTTCTTGCACACTCCAGCAACTTacagaatttaaaatgagatggtGTGTTACAGCGGTGGATCACCCAGGCCGTTTCTGTCTCCAATTCGCGGCGTCCCGCGTTCTCCGGCCGTGCGCTCCCACCTGGTTCCTTCCCCGTTCCACCCTCACCTTACGAcatgcgtcaggcgtactggctccgccctacgtgtttcgtcatcaagactcatcaggggctagcgttGCCAGTACGCCAGGTTCAATGGGTTCAATGACACTCATTGTTGATTGGTGAGTTTCTTGATTGATGACCTTCATGACCAATCCTGGACAACATGGAGTGGGGGAGTGTCAGGGTGTGTCCTGCTTCCTCCCAGCAGCTCTCATTTGAAGTATAAAAGGACTGCAGGAAGGTCATGCTTTCATGGCTGCTACTATATAGCCATAATGCTATACTATGCActgattttattgtttttctgaATGTATTTATGCACCTTATCACTATGattagcactttgcacttttaatatttcccttaaaaaagcTTCCCttaaggaagtgaaacatgtcgggttattTGGTGGGGGTTGTGTATTAATTTATTCAGTGACAATGTTAGGAGGCTGCTGAGGGTTTATCCTCATATACTTTACCACAGCCCctcattgtttttattttcagccaCATTGAGAGGGCAATACTAAGATAGTTTTCTCATACTTACCAGGTCTTTATATAGCCCCTCATGTCGCTGTATCAGTCTTGAAACTATAGCAGCCAAGGTCCATTTTAATATGTATTATTAAAAGTTAAACATTTTTAGTCCTTAGTATAGGATCATATCTGTGTTATTCAATATACATTCTCTAAGTTTCAATTTATCTTGATTTccaggtaatatatatatatatatatatatatatatatatatatatatatatattgtttattttCTACACTGCACAATAACCAGGATCCAAAATAGttgttttaaatatttcccaACCAGCCATTGCATTTAAACGTCCTGTTGGAGTCTCTTAAAGGCACTAGGACGTTTTAATGTGTCACTCGCCCCCGCCGCTGCTGTGCCCCCACCGCTCGCCTCTTACCTATCAGACCACGGAGATCCGGAACTGGGGAAGGGGAACAAACATTCCCCAACCaaacgcaatgcctggaatggacatgaccccgatcagggaccatgtccattcataaagcagtaaaaaaaaaaatagtgcacacTTCCTGTAAACCAGGCTAGTATTTGCAATGCCCTCTAGTGGCGGCAAAGTAAACTTACACACATACATTCACATACATTTATAATTAAAAGTTAATAAAATGAGTCCCttccacttccaaagcccccttcCAACCCTCCCAAACaccagtatataaatacataaatagttgctctagggactcagcttttttaatatgtattttatgagggtatattactgttattttactacatagtgacttgtaattatggactggacacacacaaaaaaaaaaaagaaaattacaccaatattttcaaataatatattgtcgacaTACATTGTGAgaggtgttataaactgttcttatcaccttgcttcgacaccatcgtctcacagactgtgagatcacttgactctccacacagcaaacaggatatagactttctcaggcttcttacgttatttattcaggaaacaggaatacagatagatacattcatctcctggcaaagcagacttccatgttgtgtTATAGctgcttgattagactccctcttgaagtctatcaggtaccttcttcctaactacgttacactaaactacatatgtacagcatacattatatcagattacagtaaggaataacatgcttagaggtcccagtccgccttgcgagctagtgcagagggaagaagcagaagtgagttcccatcGCTCGCAccccctttaataccgactaggaaagagttaaatatgacatcatcttcgccacctcctatatcagtctattggtggacccactcgtggtgtcatcatacccgcctactcgattaataatcaatgaggcacttgacccagatgcaggaatgtgaaatgtttagtaaacatagccaatgttttctgttcctgttgaggtcagagtggccgatggccttctgttaggaacatgttctcagtatctgcgtgtatcttctgctacacgcagaccctgagatgcctctgcctgcatcaccaaccctctatctattttaaaggcatacactgcagtcaagccttttacataaaactcaggccaagtaactgaggcctacttaaattataacaatcccccctaaaacggcttgacccgcagatcccagcgtctgaacctcccagtacctggtttctttcttgtatgtttcacttttcgatgttcgtgctcacacaacttctctgctctaggcggttacccctggaagagagagagcaagacctcttggtcttcctgtaaccaggctctctggggaagccctacttctaaatccctcaataccacatgctcagcatttgcgtcacttgcgtatcactcacaaacttgcatgaccacagaaaagtgaaactcgtttggttgttacaaaacggagcagtgccaggtgccttctaaaagagcgcctttatacaatcagctcctaggtactactaaacctatacacgtaaccctgtatatcccttaatttaaactattggttccggagattgtttatgaggcaccaatctctggaccgggttaatttattttacgtaattttaacccgcaacctcacctggataacgatgcctaaagttgtcatccccatccagacgaccagtgggtgcagaaagaactttggaactgcagatgccccgtccgagtgtccctggaacatcaccggaacctttgtccaccagggcagactggaactcacctgctcatgttTGTGttatacctcgttaagatcacctgtatcatggtgaaatcttacctctaacttagtgtactgtttgtttaacctttgtaacaacatgtggccgtcttggatcaaaccctgttcccctttgtcccatgtcgtgttctctttcaggacgggaactacccgtgaaactttgacctttagagttctcttaacaatttgagaaacaacgtcatcaaacctggatgacaggatccatatgggatctccactcacacaatatgttccccttggaaactcccccttatcggaacaattatgagaatataccttgaatgtatcattagaccttatgttaaaaaaccaaacctttccttccgccaccggaactatcggttgggcttcagggtggatcttttgaatggtagcctcgcactctgcgttattgagcctgcaggcatcttcactaaatttgacttgccccagccaacgcaggtacttctgcaagaattgcccacatgaggacaactctacttgtttcacctccctgtctagcaccaaaaaaggttgacctctcaggtcctggtgtaagacacgggttgaggtgggaactaaggaagtggcggtgcctaaaggaatgttgcaccgtttccatttgttcacccaaacatctcgaagctgccatgcaaaagatccttctccagaaaaattaatatacctccccttgtccaatctttcGCTGACACAATATGTCcctagctgtcctgattggacctcttccccccttatgtcctgaggcacactatgtacctgaggtcgggaagactgtactctctgcaatctttcaattaagagtacctcttcacttacccaactatcatgaggataagctgctgcatatggactgtgtaatatcgtcccctgttgtgacccgtgtagtgtggatggggttccctgtgtgggctttccctcccccgggaccgctctccccaccctctttgtcacctggaaatgtggcttgatctcgatttttacttcttgtttcgagaacctcccacccttggctttccagcctttacgtgtgtatagttgtttcagaggcactctctgttggtagctccagagtgtgatgttgtcccctgcgtctctctggtaagagaattgacgcctcctgttcgttcctctccaatctggaaccatctcactctgcataaccaagacaaggtacccctgaatcacacactccaccttttgcatgtacccattatactgcaatgtaccttttaacaaacctttggatcggtgcattgattctgggagtgtggcattcaatagcagatttatactgccattaaattcccactgcccgcacacttgacccttcagacctttcaccccccttgtgccatgaaatttgctttctcctggcacaagtgctcttttcctccgtccctgcatggtccatctgtgccaagcggagggaggtgtgaaaggatcagtacctttgtcacccaacattaacatgcttgggccttgcattctcattaaccccttattatacatgagaatgtcctctcttcgttctcctaggacgaaatggcaacctaggatcaccatcagcacggtactcctcattataaaagcaccaccttgggaaagaaaaacattggcaatttgcactatgctttgctcagacagtttttttagacgttttccgatctcaggaacctcggtttttagtctctttcccatttcaggaatctcgtgttttagtctctttccactctcaggaatctcgtgttttagtctctttccaatctcaggaatctcgctgttctccaagcttagattggcatctggaacctttcgcgtatccgactgacatctccatctttgctgccagcactgcagctgtctcaattccatattgccaaacacctgaaatcgaaatacaaacaaatcaattcttattaatgatttgggattcgccctgcggcttgtactctttacactttagattgatcaatatatatcgtaattgatctcgttgctttatggttctcatgaactctgtttactcttattggtagattggagttaaacttcacccccctacctcagtactatcctcagtactcacctgtttaaaatatgctcccgcggacttcacctttggaagctcgcttcccctttggaagctctcaccccattgcagctcactccacatccccccttatctgtccatgcgcggccgtcgcatgcacagattacggatgccacacctgatgctgctttgcaggtgagcctgcaatgcactTACTCATggtcgcattaacttatctagaacttcattgcgataccagctctgctagaagttctgtgtgttgtaccctctgatcaatgtttgccgtgccaccacctaaactaccaaaaactggctgcctccctgtaggaaggagcactttacacttaaactacacagggtgcagggctaagcataccagcgtcacatgcctgtatgcagatccctgaatgcccacttggtaggtagtcacatggcaaacagcgtactgatacactgtcactctgtaaacggcaattttatcatctgtataattgccccatgaactgttgtcagtccttgttctttgtgctacaattgataggagctggaaaaaacatatttgaccaatcagtggacgaaaaaaaaaaacgcacaaaaaaacagccccagcccagcatagacctctcagtcaagctctggccctgtccacgacaaaaaccggaaaaaaaacgttaccggaaacccggattggtcaactccctttttttccacctccggcacccccttgatgcactgtcccccctttcctattgggaactcatgctgcaccacccattaaggtgccccactcacAGGAATactcccataagcaacacagtacagacccatttctgatcAGTACTGCTACGTgattccctgcacctagctgggaaacacttcctattctggcattcctttccatggacccagggaaaagctctggggaaatactgtgAGAACCGAGccacacaggagaatgtctctgtatttctacccccctccctttcagctgctctgcccggagccgcgagcacagcctgacgtgacgtggatcccccagcccctcctcccccctgccatgacgtgtgggggccatgactctcgggggcgggctctctccactgccgccattttgagtcctggactgccagccaaaatggctgctatcaatctcccgtagcaaccgcttaaccctatacacatcaggaaaaaaaaaccagttagaacatacaaggcatatgcacactaaacatttcagcatatATATTTTTCTCGTATACCTGCAAAACAGACACCGCAGTGTGTGAAATTTCCTATCTTCCTCCCAGAAAAAACGCAAATCATCTTGGACATgtagatggaggaaaaaaaaacatgcacccaACCCCGTGCACTCAAAAGCTTCCCACAGAACTCCGATCTTATGACGGCTGAAACAAAACATCCTGAACAGAAGgaattctccacaactacaccgacCTTTACTCATATCATAAACCTTTGCCTGGAATGCGGAGTGACAGAAACTTAACAAATCATTCCAGCTGTTAACAGATATCCGCGGACACAAACCTCAACCGTGCTTCCCCCAATCTGTAGAGAGGGGGGTGGGATGATGCACTGTATTGGCCCCCCTTCCCACTAAACCTACGCTCTGCGATCTGccagaaaaaaaaccaataaaacccATGACACTGAATCATGCTGAGATTACAGAAGCATCACGTAGCACTAACGAACTAATAGCATTGACTTGAACCAGTATCCCCACTATTCTGGGCTGCTCTCGTTAT
Coding sequences within it:
- the LOC137528409 gene encoding uncharacterized protein yields the protein MELRQLQCWQQRWRCQSDTRKVPDANLSLENSEIPEIGKRLKHEIPESGKRLKHEIPEMGKRLKTEVPEIGKRLKKLSEQSIVQIANVFLSQGGAFIMRSTVLMVILGCHFVLGERREDILMYNKGLMRMQGPSMLMLGDKGTDPFTPPSAWHRWTMQGRRKRALVPGESKFHGTRGVKGLKGQVCGQWEFNGSINLLLNATLPESMHRSKGLLKGTLQYNGYMQKVECVIQGYLVLVMQSEMVPDWRGTNRRRQFSYQRDAGDNITLWSYQQRVPLKQLYTRKGWKAKGGRFSKQEVKIEIKPHFQVTKRVGRAVPGEGKPTQGTPSTLHGSQQGTILHSPYAAAYPHDSWVSEEVLLIERLQRVQSSRPQILPL